Proteins co-encoded in one Cupriavidus taiwanensis genomic window:
- a CDS encoding diguanylate cyclase domain-containing protein encodes MPARTPATDKQEYLAMVLLVDDQAMVGEAVRRALATEPDIDFHYCSQPDEAVAVAQRTKPTVILQDLVMPGVDGLTLVQRYRDNPATRDIPIIVLSTKEEAATKGAAFAAGANDYLVKLPDSIELIARIRYHSRSYVNQLQRDEAYRALRQSQQQLLETNLELQRLTNSDGLTGLSNRRYFDEYLGAEWRRALREQTQVALLMIDVDAFKAYNDTYGHVAGDEVLRRVATVIRDNCVRATDLPARFGGEEFAMVLPATSPGGVRLLAEKVRRAVQGLAIAHSGSPTLDCVTVSIGGAVLVPQPGTQPSELVEAADAGLYQAKRNGRNQVMMSPG; translated from the coding sequence ATGCCCGCGCGGACGCCCGCCACCGACAAGCAAGAATACCTGGCCATGGTGCTGCTGGTCGACGACCAGGCCATGGTCGGCGAAGCGGTGCGCCGCGCGCTCGCCACCGAGCCGGATATCGACTTCCATTACTGCTCGCAGCCGGATGAGGCGGTAGCCGTGGCGCAGCGCACCAAGCCCACCGTGATCCTGCAAGACCTGGTGATGCCGGGCGTGGATGGCCTGACACTGGTGCAGCGCTATCGCGACAACCCCGCCACGCGCGATATCCCGATCATCGTGCTGTCGACCAAGGAAGAGGCCGCGACCAAGGGCGCGGCGTTTGCCGCCGGCGCCAACGACTACCTGGTCAAGCTGCCGGACAGCATCGAACTGATCGCACGCATCCGCTATCACTCGCGCTCCTACGTCAACCAGCTGCAGCGCGACGAAGCCTATCGCGCACTGCGCCAAAGCCAGCAGCAACTGCTGGAAACCAACCTGGAACTGCAGCGCCTGACCAACTCGGACGGCCTGACCGGCTTGTCCAACCGGCGCTATTTCGACGAGTACCTCGGCGCGGAATGGCGCCGCGCGCTGCGCGAGCAGACCCAGGTGGCGCTGCTCATGATCGATGTCGACGCGTTCAAGGCCTACAACGACACCTACGGCCACGTCGCCGGCGACGAGGTGCTGCGCCGCGTCGCCACGGTGATCCGCGACAACTGCGTGCGCGCCACCGACCTGCCGGCGCGCTTCGGCGGCGAAGAGTTCGCCATGGTGCTGCCTGCGACCTCGCCGGGCGGCGTGCGGCTGCTCGCGGAGAAGGTGCGGCGCGCGGTGCAGGGGCTGGCCATCGCCCACAGCGGCTCGCCCACCCTCGACTGCGTCACCGTCAGCATCGGCGGCGCGGTGCTGGTGCCACAGCCTGGCACCCAGCCAAGCGAGCTGGTGGAAGCGGCCGACGCGGGGCTCTACCAGGCCAAGCGCAATGGCCGCAACCAGGTCATGATGTCGCCGGGCTGA
- a CDS encoding DUF4397 domain-containing protein: MLRSKTLFLGLALAATAVLTACGGGDDGIDDRVGLSKPSVRVIHAVTGGPNVDVLQNGTLTSMVNKPYKFVSTYFNVETGNQLISFNAAGTQTELARSSLVAATGHKYTVVALPGAATAETVTIDDPFGKGLLSNKARVRALNASFNAQNIDIYVTLPAIDLNSVAPTFAAVGYKQASPASGQDSIDLDGNTTYRLRITPAGTKTVIFDSGALTLANNADWLITTIPSDGIAGLTPNKIKVLVARGDDESQAGLELVTQ, translated from the coding sequence ATGCTTCGATCCAAGACTCTTTTCCTCGGCCTCGCGCTGGCCGCGACCGCAGTGCTGACAGCGTGTGGCGGCGGCGATGACGGCATCGACGACCGCGTCGGCCTGAGCAAGCCGAGCGTGCGCGTGATCCACGCCGTCACCGGCGGCCCGAATGTCGACGTGCTGCAGAACGGCACGCTCACCAGCATGGTCAACAAGCCCTACAAGTTCGTCTCGACCTACTTCAACGTCGAAACCGGCAACCAGCTGATCTCGTTCAACGCCGCCGGCACGCAGACCGAGCTGGCCCGCTCCAGCCTGGTGGCGGCCACCGGCCACAAGTACACCGTGGTGGCGCTGCCGGGTGCGGCCACCGCGGAAACGGTGACCATCGACGATCCGTTCGGCAAGGGTCTGCTGTCGAACAAGGCGCGCGTGCGCGCGCTGAACGCATCGTTCAATGCGCAGAACATCGACATCTACGTGACCCTGCCCGCGATCGACCTGAACTCGGTCGCGCCGACCTTCGCCGCGGTGGGCTACAAGCAGGCCTCGCCGGCATCGGGCCAGGATTCGATCGACCTGGACGGCAACACCACCTATCGCCTGCGCATCACCCCGGCCGGCACCAAGACCGTGATCTTCGACTCTGGCGCGCTGACGCTGGCGAACAACGCCGACTGGCTGATCACCACCATCCCGTCGGACGGCATCGCCGGCCTGACGCCGAACAAGATCAAGGTGCTGGTGGCACGCGGCGACGACGAGTCGCAAGCCGGCCTGGAACTGGTGACGCAATAA
- a CDS encoding SMP-30/gluconolactonase/LRE family protein: MNSIQPVCIWPLSAELGEGPLWHGAECAVYFVDIKGRNIHRYCTATGAKQSWTVPCQPGFIAALTEKSFLCGLQDGLYSFDPVAGHCLRLVEVEPDLPGNRINDGFVDPYGRLWFGTMDDAETAASGSLYQMGEFGKLSRRDEGYVITNGPAMSPDARTLYHADTVRRRVYAFDVGHDGVLSEKRIFARFSGSGYPDGMAVDADGFVWIALFGGARVERWSPDGMLAGVVQFPCANVTKLAFGGDDLRSVYVTTAWKGLSPEERERQPLAGGLFLFRAPASGLPQPAFSKVVSRRY, from the coding sequence ATGAACTCGATCCAACCTGTTTGTATATGGCCCCTGAGCGCCGAGCTAGGAGAAGGCCCACTTTGGCACGGTGCCGAGTGCGCGGTCTATTTCGTTGACATCAAGGGAAGAAATATTCATCGCTATTGCACGGCCACTGGCGCTAAGCAAAGCTGGACGGTTCCATGCCAGCCGGGATTTATTGCGGCGCTTACCGAAAAATCCTTTCTCTGCGGCCTCCAGGACGGACTCTACAGCTTCGATCCCGTCGCAGGGCACTGCCTCAGGCTGGTCGAGGTCGAGCCGGACCTTCCGGGAAACCGGATCAATGACGGGTTCGTCGATCCGTATGGCCGCCTCTGGTTCGGCACGATGGACGACGCCGAGACCGCAGCGAGCGGTTCCCTCTATCAGATGGGCGAGTTCGGAAAACTATCGCGCCGCGACGAAGGGTATGTCATTACCAACGGGCCTGCCATGAGCCCGGATGCCCGCACGCTCTACCACGCCGACACGGTACGACGCCGGGTCTATGCCTTTGACGTGGGGCATGACGGCGTACTGTCCGAGAAACGGATTTTTGCCCGCTTTTCCGGCTCCGGCTACCCCGACGGAATGGCCGTCGACGCGGATGGCTTTGTCTGGATTGCCTTGTTCGGCGGCGCAAGGGTCGAGCGCTGGTCACCCGACGGAATGCTGGCGGGCGTTGTGCAATTCCCATGCGCCAACGTCACCAAACTGGCATTTGGCGGAGACGATCTGCGTAGCGTCTACGTTACGACCGCCTGGAAGGGGCTCTCACCCGAGGAGCGCGAGCGGCAACCATTGGCAGGCGGGCTCTTCCTGTTTCGCGCGCCGGCGAGTGGCTTGCCGCAGCCCGCATTCAGCAAAGTGGTCTCTCGGAGATATTGA
- a CDS encoding SDR family NAD(P)-dependent oxidoreductase, producing MSYAIYPSLKGRTVAITGGGSGIGAAMVGAFARQGARVHFIDVSEEDALQVQGSLATEGMNSCFHRCDLRDLDAVGTVFAGIIEDTGPIEVLVNNAGNDDRHQVDAVTPSYWEDRIAVNLRHQFFCAQLAAASMRTIGRGAILNMGSASWHVAVPNLSVYMTAKAGIEGLTRGLARDLGGHGIRVNCIVPGAVRTPRQTQLWQTPESEAKLLESQCFPERIEPEHVARMALFLASDDAARCSGREYFVDAGYFGA from the coding sequence ATGTCTTACGCCATTTACCCGAGCCTTAAAGGAAGGACCGTCGCCATCACTGGTGGAGGAAGCGGAATCGGAGCGGCGATGGTCGGTGCATTCGCCCGGCAGGGTGCCCGGGTTCACTTCATCGACGTGTCCGAGGAGGACGCACTGCAAGTTCAGGGTTCGCTTGCCACCGAGGGAATGAATAGTTGTTTTCACCGATGCGACTTGCGCGACCTGGATGCCGTCGGGACGGTGTTCGCCGGAATCATCGAGGACACTGGCCCGATCGAGGTCCTGGTCAACAACGCCGGGAACGATGACCGGCACCAGGTCGATGCCGTGACCCCTTCCTATTGGGAGGACCGCATCGCCGTGAACCTGCGGCACCAGTTCTTCTGTGCGCAGCTTGCGGCCGCCAGCATGCGGACCATCGGCCGGGGCGCCATCCTGAACATGGGGTCGGCATCCTGGCATGTGGCCGTGCCGAACCTGTCGGTCTACATGACGGCGAAAGCCGGCATCGAAGGGCTCACGCGTGGACTGGCGCGCGACTTGGGTGGTCACGGCATACGGGTCAATTGCATCGTGCCTGGCGCAGTGCGGACCCCCCGCCAGACACAGCTTTGGCAGACACCCGAGAGCGAAGCGAAATTGCTGGAGAGCCAATGCTTTCCTGAGCGCATCGAGCCGGAGCACGTGGCGCGCATGGCACTGTTCCTCGCGTCGGATGACGCCGCGCGCTGTTCAGGGCGCGAGTATTTTGTGGATGCGGGGTACTTCGGCGCATGA
- a CDS encoding sulfatase family protein, which yields MSLQNPVRCRYQSGASRFGIHGAFALLMLLVALLNAVPVHAQTRSEPSASSQLPAKRPNVLVIVADDLAWPDVSAYGRNVVHTPNIDRIARRGAAFSNGYVAASVCAMSRAALLTGRMPQRVGFHYNIDDGDANPEQGLPLTEKTIADRLKGHGYRTAAIGKWHLGIAPQFYPTRRGFDEFYGFLGGEAQYADPGTPGIVTTPSKRDKAFKRNPAAAIVTGPDATPVGNQRRYLTEDLTDRAVDYIDRNASGNAPFFLYLAYNAPHWPFQVPQRYYDRFAGIEDPIRRTQVAMISALDDGVGRVLDALERTGTRDDTLVILISDNGCPLQLGACDCSHPLGAGKFTYVDGGIRVPFLISWPHGMPAVGLVDTPVSSLDVVPTVLTAAGIELSSAEPLEGLNLIAAAQGRTSEQPRVLIWGQDPVFAAREGKWKLWQSIAYDRVELYDLEADSAELKDVSKDHPEIVQHLVSKISAWRATLPPPLWARRFARQLPSCKKETTWVY from the coding sequence ATGAGCCTGCAAAATCCCGTGCGTTGTCGCTACCAATCGGGAGCTAGCCGTTTTGGCATCCATGGCGCCTTTGCGCTGCTGATGCTACTAGTGGCGCTGCTCAACGCCGTTCCTGTACATGCGCAGACGCGCTCAGAGCCGTCAGCATCCAGCCAGTTACCTGCAAAGCGCCCCAATGTCCTGGTCATCGTGGCAGATGATCTGGCATGGCCTGATGTGTCCGCCTATGGGCGCAACGTTGTGCATACGCCGAACATTGACCGGATTGCCCGGCGTGGCGCGGCTTTCTCCAACGGCTATGTCGCGGCATCCGTCTGTGCGATGTCGCGCGCGGCCCTGCTGACGGGGCGCATGCCCCAGCGCGTTGGGTTCCACTACAACATCGACGACGGCGATGCCAATCCCGAACAAGGATTGCCGCTAACGGAAAAGACCATCGCCGATCGCCTGAAAGGCCACGGCTACCGGACGGCGGCAATCGGGAAATGGCATCTCGGCATTGCGCCGCAGTTCTATCCGACGAGGCGCGGCTTCGACGAGTTCTATGGCTTCCTTGGCGGCGAGGCTCAGTACGCGGATCCCGGCACGCCCGGAATCGTTACCACGCCATCCAAGCGCGATAAGGCGTTCAAGCGAAATCCTGCTGCGGCTATCGTAACGGGCCCCGATGCCACACCGGTGGGCAACCAACGCCGCTACCTCACGGAGGACCTGACCGACAGAGCTGTCGACTACATTGATCGCAACGCCAGCGGCAATGCGCCGTTCTTTCTCTATCTGGCCTACAACGCACCACACTGGCCGTTTCAGGTCCCGCAGCGCTACTACGATCGCTTTGCCGGAATCGAGGACCCGATCCGGCGCACCCAGGTTGCCATGATCTCTGCGTTGGACGATGGTGTCGGGCGAGTCCTGGATGCACTTGAGAGAACGGGCACGCGTGACGACACCCTTGTCATCCTCATCTCCGACAATGGCTGCCCGTTGCAACTAGGTGCTTGTGACTGCTCCCATCCGCTAGGCGCGGGGAAGTTTACTTACGTCGATGGTGGCATTCGCGTGCCGTTCCTGATCTCCTGGCCGCATGGCATGCCGGCGGTGGGGTTGGTCGATACGCCGGTTTCCAGTCTTGACGTGGTCCCTACGGTGTTGACGGCCGCCGGCATCGAGCTCTCGTCGGCGGAGCCATTGGAGGGCTTGAATTTGATTGCTGCTGCACAGGGAAGGACATCCGAGCAACCGCGTGTGCTTATTTGGGGGCAGGACCCGGTGTTTGCCGCACGTGAGGGCAAATGGAAGCTATGGCAATCGATAGCGTATGACCGGGTCGAACTCTATGACCTGGAGGCTGATTCAGCCGAACTGAAGGACGTTTCAAAAGACCACCCCGAAATTGTCCAACATCTCGTCTCGAAGATTTCCGCCTGGCGCGCGACACTGCCGCCGCCGTTATGGGCGCGCCGCTTCGCCAGGCAGTTGCCCTCGTGCAAAAAGGAGACCACATGGGTGTACTGA
- a CDS encoding sulfatase family protein, with product MNVYNRTRNSLARLSGAVRLTMHGVALLVAAQSGLLHAQTQGENPNKPNILWITVEDITTFVGAYGDREVKTPNIDQLAREGVLYTHAYQTAGVCAPARAALITGMYPTSVGAHHMRTGPGEIQIPGRAAPQKPEGIPATYSVVLPEQVKAFPEYLRKAGYYTTNNQKQDYQFEAPVTVWDENGPSASYRNRPKGKPFFSVFNFFLTHESMVALRKDPLLEDPARVSVPPIFPDTAAARGDIARMYTNIELMDRQVGELIQMLKDDGLYDNTIIFFFADNGGNLPWMKREILERGTHVPFIVRSPGGLPAGTRRDELVSGVDLAPTVLSLAGVPVPGYMQGQAFLGEQRASIPRRYVFAARDRMDTEYDRVRMVRDQRYRYLYNYMPELPYYQDLKFRMMLPMMRDILKHKGEGSLPPATAAWFKTKPVEELYDAEQDPWELHNLAEDPRYKGKLEELRQAFRAWTAKYGDMGGVPEREMLSQMWLGGSAPPATAAPVVQKAGDGVRITCATAGASIGYWIERPAAMPAVATHVVQSWDYERLAGELLGKGFAKVGDKRPVPPSWNVYDGEVIPLRPGEILHVNAMRIGYTPAQIDYVDGSATVQKAP from the coding sequence ATGAACGTTTACAACCGCACAAGGAATTCGCTTGCCCGCCTGTCTGGCGCAGTACGCTTGACCATGCACGGCGTCGCGTTGCTCGTGGCCGCGCAGTCAGGCCTGCTTCATGCCCAGACGCAGGGGGAAAATCCGAACAAGCCGAACATCCTCTGGATCACGGTGGAAGACATCACGACCTTCGTCGGCGCGTACGGTGATCGCGAGGTGAAGACCCCGAATATCGATCAACTCGCCAGGGAAGGGGTGCTCTACACCCACGCCTACCAGACCGCGGGCGTTTGCGCACCCGCGCGCGCAGCACTGATCACCGGCATGTATCCAACTTCAGTGGGCGCGCACCACATGCGTACCGGGCCTGGCGAGATACAGATTCCCGGCCGCGCCGCCCCGCAGAAACCGGAAGGAATTCCCGCGACCTACTCAGTCGTGCTGCCCGAGCAAGTCAAGGCCTTCCCGGAGTATCTGCGCAAGGCGGGCTACTACACCACGAACAACCAGAAGCAGGATTACCAGTTCGAGGCACCCGTCACGGTCTGGGATGAGAACGGGCCGTCCGCGTCATATCGGAACCGCCCCAAAGGCAAGCCGTTCTTTTCGGTCTTCAATTTCTTCCTGACCCACGAATCGATGGTGGCGCTGCGCAAGGATCCGTTGCTCGAAGATCCGGCCCGTGTATCCGTGCCGCCGATCTTTCCGGATACCGCGGCCGCACGTGGAGATATCGCCCGGATGTACACCAATATCGAGCTGATGGACCGGCAGGTTGGCGAATTGATCCAGATGTTGAAGGACGATGGCCTGTACGACAACACCATCATCTTCTTCTTCGCCGACAACGGCGGCAACCTGCCCTGGATGAAGCGCGAGATTCTCGAGCGCGGCACACATGTGCCCTTCATCGTGCGATCTCCCGGTGGTCTGCCGGCAGGTACCCGCAGGGACGAGCTGGTCAGCGGCGTCGACCTGGCGCCGACGGTGCTTTCGCTGGCCGGCGTGCCGGTTCCCGGCTATATGCAGGGCCAGGCCTTCCTCGGCGAGCAGCGGGCCAGCATCCCGCGCCGTTACGTCTTTGCGGCGCGCGACCGCATGGATACCGAGTACGACAGGGTACGGATGGTGCGGGACCAGCGCTATCGCTATCTGTACAACTACATGCCCGAGCTGCCCTACTACCAGGACCTCAAGTTCCGCATGATGCTGCCCATGATGCGCGACATTTTGAAGCACAAGGGTGAAGGCAGCCTTCCGCCCGCGACGGCCGCGTGGTTCAAGACCAAGCCGGTCGAGGAGCTCTACGATGCGGAGCAAGACCCATGGGAGTTGCACAACCTGGCCGAGGATCCTCGGTACAAGGGCAAGCTCGAGGAGCTGAGACAAGCCTTCCGCGCGTGGACGGCCAAGTACGGCGACATGGGCGGCGTGCCCGAGCGCGAGATGCTGAGTCAGATGTGGCTGGGCGGTAGCGCGCCGCCCGCGACTGCGGCACCCGTGGTGCAGAAGGCGGGCGATGGCGTACGCATTACCTGCGCTACAGCGGGAGCCTCCATCGGTTACTGGATCGAGCGGCCCGCCGCGATGCCGGCCGTGGCAACGCATGTGGTGCAAAGCTGGGACTACGAGCGCCTGGCGGGCGAATTGCTCGGCAAGGGCTTCGCCAAGGTCGGCGACAAGCGGCCGGTGCCGCCAAGCTGGAACGTCTATGACGGCGAAGTCATCCCGCTCAGGCCGGGAGAGATCCTGCACGTGAATGCGATGCGCATTGGCTATACGCCGGCCCAAATTGACTACGTCGACGGCAGCGCAACGGTGCAGAAGGCTCCATAG
- a CDS encoding sulfatase-like hydrolase/transferase: MKTATWARRGTRQRMLHAVAALALSVPVFQVQAAPDAGRDTRPNIILLIADDLGWGDLGSYGHPVFRTPNLDRMAAEGQRWTNFYVSSPVCSPSRGAMLTGQVETRSGLYGALNSVQVEGDPYGFPDRDTTVATLLHDAGYATALFGKWHLGDAPRAYPTRHGFDSWWGMPMSNDAYFAGVPGGISIKELRQRYAKGESPKALFALYYRQAVAAFRDPKNSYWNSPLIASERVVVNGKVDYRDQVLEQPVEQPSYNRRLTDHVVDFIGSKRNRPYLAWVGYEKPHLPHMPAPEFVGSSKGGPVGDAIAELDHSVGRVLDAVRRSPDAKNTLVVFVSDNGPWILYEELVGSAGMLRDGKASTYEGGSRVPALFWWPGKIRPGVVNGIGATYDLLPTFAALAGVKLPGAVLDGSDLGKTLREQAPSPRQVLPYYYRGRLQAWREGEWKVNFYDVSGRNPEGGLQAKLATPTLYNLGRDPGEKFDKAASEPEILLRLQQHAEAFERSITTAAPEFDRVTLERGAAGRRGE; this comes from the coding sequence GTGAAGACCGCAACGTGGGCGAGGCGGGGCACGCGCCAGCGCATGCTGCACGCGGTGGCGGCCCTGGCGCTCAGCGTGCCGGTGTTCCAGGTGCAGGCGGCGCCCGATGCCGGCCGCGACACCCGTCCCAACATCATCCTGCTGATTGCCGACGACCTGGGCTGGGGCGATCTCGGCAGCTACGGCCATCCTGTGTTCCGCACGCCGAACCTGGACCGGATGGCGGCGGAAGGCCAGCGCTGGACCAACTTCTACGTCAGTTCCCCGGTCTGCTCACCCAGCCGCGGCGCCATGCTGACCGGGCAGGTTGAAACGCGTTCCGGTCTGTACGGAGCGCTCAACAGCGTGCAAGTCGAAGGCGATCCCTACGGCTTCCCCGACCGCGACACTACCGTTGCCACCCTGCTGCACGACGCCGGCTACGCCACCGCCCTGTTCGGAAAATGGCATCTGGGCGACGCCCCGCGTGCCTACCCCACGCGGCACGGCTTCGATTCGTGGTGGGGCATGCCGATGTCGAACGATGCGTACTTCGCCGGTGTTCCCGGTGGCATCAGCATCAAGGAATTGCGCCAACGCTATGCCAAGGGCGAGTCGCCCAAGGCGCTGTTCGCCCTGTATTACCGGCAGGCCGTCGCGGCCTTTCGCGATCCGAAGAACAGTTACTGGAACTCGCCCCTGATCGCGAGCGAGCGGGTGGTGGTCAACGGCAAGGTCGACTATCGCGACCAGGTACTCGAGCAGCCGGTGGAGCAGCCCAGCTACAACAGGAGGCTGACCGACCACGTTGTCGACTTCATCGGCAGCAAGCGCAACCGGCCTTACCTCGCCTGGGTGGGCTACGAGAAACCCCACCTGCCGCATATGCCGGCTCCCGAGTTCGTCGGCAGCAGCAAGGGTGGTCCGGTCGGTGACGCCATCGCGGAACTCGACCACAGCGTGGGGCGGGTGCTGGATGCGGTGCGGCGCAGCCCAGACGCCAAGAACACGCTGGTCGTGTTCGTCAGCGACAACGGTCCCTGGATTCTGTATGAAGAGCTGGTGGGATCGGCTGGCATGCTGCGCGATGGCAAGGCGTCGACCTATGAAGGCGGTTCGCGTGTGCCGGCGCTGTTCTGGTGGCCGGGCAAGATCCGCCCCGGGGTGGTGAACGGCATCGGCGCCACATACGACCTGCTGCCGACCTTCGCGGCGCTGGCCGGGGTGAAGCTGCCCGGCGCCGTCCTCGACGGCAGCGACCTGGGCAAGACGCTGCGCGAGCAGGCGCCGAGCCCGCGTCAGGTGCTGCCGTACTACTACCGAGGCCGCCTGCAGGCCTGGCGCGAAGGCGAGTGGAAGGTCAATTTCTATGACGTCAGCGGACGCAATCCGGAGGGCGGCCTGCAAGCCAAATTGGCCACGCCGACGCTGTACAACCTGGGTCGTGATCCTGGCGAGAAGTTTGACAAGGCCGCAAGCGAGCCAGAGATCCTGCTGCGGCTGCAGCAGCATGCCGAGGCATTCGAGCGCTCGATCACAACGGCGGCGCCGGAGTTCGATCGTGTGACTCTCGAGCGCGGCGCCGCGGGACGACGTGGCGAATGA
- a CDS encoding formylglycine-generating enzyme family protein: protein MKSRKQGGRQHHRPGAWIATAMVVASAIGIAVAWAGGKRGEPVSPSSGKAAMVIIGDGVKGPHNMAWIPGGTFMMGSDHKLAQANERPAHKTRVHGFWMDQHHVTNAEFRAFVSATGYVTTAERKPDWETIKVQVPPGTPRPADSVLLPGGMVFVGTDRPVPLQDYSRWWRFVPGADWRHPNAPGSSIEGKENHPVVQVSYEDAQAYARWAGKRLPTEAEWEFAARGGMEQATYAWGDQFSPGGAQMANVWQGQQSQPFPVVSAKAGGALGTSAAGTFPANGYGLYDMTGNAWQWVADWYRADQFRRVAAPGRQEVDPQGPADSWDPSEPGVPEQAPRRVIRGGSFLCNQDYCLSYRPSARRGTDPFTSMSHLGFRLVMDQDTWQAREDSRKDVRSN, encoded by the coding sequence ATGAAGAGCAGAAAGCAAGGCGGGCGCCAGCACCATCGCCCCGGCGCGTGGATCGCCACGGCGATGGTCGTAGCGTCGGCGATCGGCATCGCAGTGGCCTGGGCGGGTGGCAAGCGGGGCGAGCCCGTGTCGCCGAGCAGCGGAAAAGCTGCGATGGTGATCATCGGCGATGGTGTCAAGGGTCCGCACAACATGGCATGGATACCGGGCGGCACATTCATGATGGGCAGCGACCACAAGCTCGCTCAGGCCAATGAGCGGCCGGCACACAAGACGCGCGTGCATGGCTTCTGGATGGACCAGCATCACGTGACCAATGCGGAGTTTCGCGCGTTCGTGTCGGCAACCGGCTATGTCACTACCGCCGAAAGGAAGCCTGACTGGGAAACCATCAAGGTCCAGGTTCCGCCGGGCACACCGCGCCCGGCCGACAGTGTGCTGCTACCGGGCGGCATGGTGTTCGTCGGCACTGACCGCCCGGTGCCTTTGCAGGATTATTCCCGCTGGTGGCGATTCGTGCCGGGCGCGGACTGGCGTCACCCGAACGCCCCGGGCAGTTCCATTGAAGGCAAGGAGAATCACCCGGTCGTGCAGGTGTCCTATGAGGATGCGCAAGCCTATGCCAGATGGGCCGGCAAGCGCTTGCCGACGGAAGCCGAATGGGAATTCGCGGCGCGCGGAGGAATGGAGCAGGCCACCTACGCCTGGGGAGATCAGTTTTCGCCCGGCGGCGCTCAGATGGCCAATGTCTGGCAGGGCCAGCAGTCTCAACCGTTCCCCGTGGTTAGCGCCAAGGCTGGCGGCGCGCTTGGCACAAGCGCCGCCGGCACCTTTCCTGCCAACGGCTATGGACTCTACGACATGACCGGAAACGCGTGGCAATGGGTAGCCGACTGGTATCGCGCGGACCAGTTCAGGCGCGTTGCCGCACCAGGCCGCCAGGAAGTCGATCCGCAGGGCCCTGCCGACAGTTGGGATCCTTCGGAGCCCGGCGTTCCCGAGCAAGCGCCCAGACGCGTGATTCGCGGCGGCTCCTTCCTTTGCAATCAGGACTATTGCCTGAGCTACCGCCCGAGCGCGCGGCGCGGGACGGATCCATTCACCAGCATGTCGCACCTTGGCTTCCGGCTGGTGATGGACCAGGACACCTGGCAGGCAAGAGAGGACAGCAGGAAGGACGTGCGTAGTAACTGA
- a CDS encoding porin: MSRSIGLMRAAMLMSATGCAGLAHGQSGVTIYGVVDLPIAYINNQAASAPTINPITGAVTRQPGASFVSMVNAGGMSGSRWGLRGVEDLGADLKALFVLESGYGADTGQVTRSGAMFSRAAYVGLQSSRFGRITLGRQNTSMYESLGNFMPAKFAPLFEPSVALLGGTAGGGAIDNAVKYTAVAGPVTVRVHYSFGAGLSKFGLTPVAAQGAGETPGHATDNTAYGAGLAYLGAGLGLTATYDQWNPAVVAGSTGTSKKAALAASYAFGRTKLMAGYRWGQNKDASGSTLVRDNFWWTGVNYDATSALTLTLGYYFDDRRILKTTAVQPNSNPVNPWQVNFIADYSFSKRTDVYLTVAYARNSGLNLDSPAIGFANGAFLGEGANSQTGAAIGIRHKF; this comes from the coding sequence ATGAGCAGAAGCATTGGCCTGATGAGAGCTGCGATGTTGATGTCGGCCACCGGTTGCGCGGGTCTGGCCCATGGACAGTCAGGTGTGACCATCTATGGCGTCGTTGACCTGCCCATCGCATATATCAACAATCAGGCGGCCAGCGCGCCGACCATCAATCCCATCACCGGGGCCGTGACGAGGCAGCCGGGGGCAAGCTTTGTCTCGATGGTGAACGCCGGGGGCATGTCGGGCTCGCGTTGGGGTCTGCGGGGCGTGGAGGATCTGGGCGCCGACCTGAAGGCGCTCTTCGTGCTTGAGAGCGGCTACGGTGCCGATACCGGACAGGTGACCCGGTCCGGCGCCATGTTCAGCAGGGCGGCGTATGTCGGCCTGCAAAGCAGCCGTTTCGGGCGGATAACCCTTGGCAGGCAAAACACCAGCATGTACGAGAGCCTGGGGAATTTCATGCCGGCCAAATTCGCCCCGCTGTTCGAGCCAAGCGTGGCCCTGCTGGGCGGAACCGCCGGTGGAGGCGCTATCGATAATGCGGTGAAGTACACGGCGGTCGCCGGCCCGGTCACAGTCAGGGTCCACTACAGTTTCGGGGCTGGCCTGAGCAAATTCGGACTCACACCGGTCGCGGCACAAGGCGCGGGCGAGACACCGGGACACGCCACGGACAATACAGCCTATGGCGCCGGCCTGGCCTACCTGGGCGCGGGCCTTGGTCTGACGGCTACCTACGATCAATGGAACCCGGCTGTAGTCGCCGGCAGCACCGGAACATCGAAGAAGGCGGCACTCGCGGCCAGCTATGCGTTCGGTCGAACCAAGCTGATGGCTGGCTATCGTTGGGGGCAGAACAAGGACGCCAGCGGCAGCACGCTGGTCCGAGACAACTTCTGGTGGACCGGCGTCAACTACGATGCCACCTCCGCGCTGACGTTGACGCTCGGCTACTACTTCGATGACCGCCGGATATTGAAGACCACTGCCGTGCAGCCCAACAGCAATCCGGTGAATCCGTGGCAAGTGAACTTCATTGCGGATTATTCGTTCTCCAAGCGCACGGATGTCTATCTGACGGTGGCATACGCTCGGAACTCGGGCCTGAACCTGGATTCGCCGGCGATCGGATTTGCCAACGGTGCCTTTCTGGGCGAAGGCGCGAACAGCCAGACCGGGGCGGCTATCGGCATTCGTCACAAGTTCTAG